The following are encoded together in the Mycolicibacterium arabiense genome:
- the hflX gene encoding GTPase HflX, translated as MTHPDFNLQDPSLGELALQDRAALRRVAGLSTELADVSEVEYRQLRLERVVLVGVWTDGTAAEAEASLAELAALAETAGSEVLEGLIQRRDKPDTSTFIGSGKAAELHEVVEATGADTVICDGELSPAQLTALEKIVKVKVVDRTALILDIFAQHATSREGKAQVALAQMEYMLPRLRGWGESMSRQAGGRAGGAGGGVGTRGPGETKIETDRRRIRERMSKLRREIKDMKKIRDTQRGGRRRSEIPSVAIVGYTNAGKSSLLNAFTGAGVLVENALFATLEPTTRRGQFDDGRPFVLTDTVGFVRHLPTQLVEAFLSTLEEVMGADLLVHVVDGSDANPLAQINAVRQVVNEVVAEYDIAAPPELIVVNKTDAASGLTLAHLRRALPDAMFVSARTGDGIDRLRQRMSEMVIPTEKTVDVTIPYDRGDLVARVHADGMIDATEHTDDGTRIKARVSAALAASLVDYATF; from the coding sequence ATGACGCATCCTGACTTCAATCTCCAAGACCCGAGCCTCGGCGAACTCGCGCTGCAGGACCGTGCGGCGCTACGCCGCGTCGCAGGACTGTCGACGGAACTGGCCGACGTCTCCGAGGTCGAATACCGCCAGCTGCGACTCGAACGCGTCGTCCTCGTCGGCGTGTGGACCGATGGCACCGCCGCCGAAGCCGAGGCGAGCCTCGCCGAGCTCGCCGCGCTGGCCGAGACCGCAGGCTCCGAAGTGCTCGAGGGCCTGATCCAGCGCCGCGACAAGCCAGACACGTCGACCTTCATCGGCTCCGGCAAGGCAGCCGAACTGCACGAGGTCGTCGAGGCCACCGGCGCCGACACCGTCATCTGCGACGGCGAACTCAGCCCTGCCCAACTCACCGCACTCGAGAAGATCGTCAAGGTCAAGGTGGTCGACCGCACCGCGCTGATCCTCGACATCTTCGCCCAACACGCCACCAGCCGAGAAGGCAAGGCGCAGGTGGCACTGGCGCAGATGGAGTACATGCTGCCGAGGCTGCGCGGCTGGGGCGAGTCGATGTCGCGTCAGGCCGGTGGCCGCGCGGGTGGTGCAGGCGGTGGCGTCGGCACCCGTGGCCCCGGTGAGACCAAGATCGAGACCGACCGCCGACGCATCCGCGAGCGGATGAGCAAGCTGCGCCGCGAGATCAAGGACATGAAGAAGATCCGCGACACCCAGCGCGGTGGGCGTCGGCGCAGCGAGATCCCGTCGGTCGCGATCGTCGGCTACACCAACGCAGGCAAGTCGAGCCTGCTCAACGCGTTCACCGGCGCAGGCGTGCTGGTCGAGAATGCGCTGTTCGCCACGCTCGAACCCACAACGCGCCGTGGACAATTCGACGATGGCCGCCCGTTCGTGCTGACCGACACCGTCGGCTTCGTCCGGCACCTGCCCACCCAGCTGGTGGAGGCGTTCTTGTCGACGCTCGAGGAAGTGATGGGCGCCGACCTGCTGGTGCACGTCGTCGACGGCTCCGATGCCAACCCGCTCGCGCAGATCAATGCCGTCCGCCAGGTGGTCAACGAGGTGGTCGCCGAGTACGACATCGCCGCGCCGCCGGAGCTGATCGTGGTCAACAAGACCGACGCCGCCTCGGGTCTCACGCTGGCGCACCTGCGCCGCGCGCTACCGGACGCGATGTTCGTCTCGGCGCGCACCGGCGACGGGATCGACCGACTCCGTCAGCGCATGAGCGAGATGGTCATCCCCACCGAGAAGACGGTCGACGTGACCATTCCCTACGACCGCGGCGACCTGGTCGCCCGCGTCCACGCCGACGGAATGATCGACGCCACCGAGCACACCGACGACGGCACGCGCATCAAGGCGCGGGTATCCGCCGCACTGGCAGCCAGCCTCGTGGACTACGCGACGTTCTGA
- the dapF gene encoding diaminopimelate epimerase, translated as MKFAKGHGTQNDFVVLPDLDARIGLTAGAVAALCDRRRGLGADGLLRVTTAGAALAAGVFERIPEGLSDGDWYMDYRNADGSIAQMCGNGVRVFAHYLQSSGLESRDEFVVGSLAGPRPVTLHAAGPVFADVTVDMGKANTTGTGTAVVGGRSFGGTAVDVGNPHLACVVADLTVAELAALDVAAPVSFDAAQFPEGVNVEVLTAPAGGAVSMRVHERGVGETRSCGTGTVAAAVAALEHQGEKTGTLLVRIPGGEVTVTVTDATSYLRGPSELVAAGDLAEEWWRSHQR; from the coding sequence GTGAAGTTCGCCAAGGGGCACGGCACGCAGAACGACTTCGTCGTGCTGCCGGACCTCGACGCCCGCATCGGGCTGACCGCGGGCGCGGTGGCCGCCCTGTGCGACCGCCGCCGCGGGCTCGGCGCCGACGGTCTGCTGCGGGTCACCACTGCCGGTGCGGCGCTCGCGGCGGGCGTGTTCGAGCGGATCCCCGAGGGTCTGTCCGACGGTGACTGGTACATGGACTACCGCAACGCCGACGGGTCGATCGCGCAGATGTGCGGCAACGGCGTTCGCGTGTTCGCTCACTACCTTCAGTCCAGTGGCCTGGAGTCGCGCGACGAGTTCGTCGTCGGATCCCTCGCTGGGCCGCGACCGGTGACGCTGCACGCCGCGGGCCCGGTGTTCGCCGACGTCACCGTCGACATGGGCAAGGCCAATACCACCGGCACCGGCACCGCCGTGGTGGGCGGCCGCAGCTTCGGCGGCACCGCCGTCGACGTCGGCAACCCGCACCTGGCGTGCGTCGTCGCAGACCTCACCGTGGCCGAGCTGGCCGCGCTCGACGTGGCCGCGCCCGTCTCCTTCGACGCCGCCCAGTTCCCCGAGGGCGTCAACGTAGAAGTGCTGACCGCACCGGCGGGTGGGGCCGTGTCGATGCGGGTACACGAACGGGGTGTCGGAGAGACCCGGTCGTGTGGCACCGGGACCGTCGCTGCCGCCGTCGCCGCCCTCGAGCATCAGGGCGAGAAGACGGGAACACTGCTGGTCCGCATCCCCGGAGGCGAGGTCACCGTGACCGTCACCGACGCAACCAGTTACCTGCGCGGACCGTCCGAACTCGTCGCCGCCGGCGACCTGGCCGAGGAATGGTGGCGCTCCCATCAGCGTTAA
- the miaA gene encoding tRNA (adenosine(37)-N6)-dimethylallyltransferase MiaA: protein MTRPIAIVGPTGTGKSALALAVAERIGGEIVNADAMQLYRGMDVGTAKLTVQERRGIPHHQLDVLDVTQTATVARYQEAAASDVEDVAARGAVPILVGGSMLYVQSLLDQWSFPATDPQVRARWENRLAEVGVAALHAELARVDADAAASILPTDGRRVVRALEVVELTGRPFAASAPVIGTPRWGTLLVGLDWDTALLDDRLAKRTDLMFTGGLVDEVVGLCERGLRDGVTASRALGYAQVLDALTAGGGDDALAEARERTFIGTRRYVRRQRSWFRRDHRILWLDGAADGNVDAVVRAWDGSRDDGAATDILAR, encoded by the coding sequence GTGACGCGGCCCATCGCGATCGTCGGCCCCACCGGCACGGGCAAGTCCGCGCTGGCACTGGCGGTCGCCGAACGCATCGGCGGCGAGATCGTCAACGCCGATGCCATGCAGCTGTACCGCGGCATGGACGTCGGAACGGCGAAGCTCACCGTGCAGGAGCGCCGCGGCATCCCGCACCACCAGCTCGACGTCCTCGACGTGACGCAGACCGCCACCGTCGCGCGGTACCAGGAAGCCGCGGCATCCGACGTCGAGGACGTCGCCGCCCGCGGTGCGGTCCCGATCCTGGTCGGCGGATCCATGCTCTACGTCCAGTCACTGCTCGACCAGTGGTCGTTCCCCGCCACCGACCCGCAGGTGCGGGCGCGGTGGGAGAACCGGCTGGCCGAGGTCGGGGTCGCTGCGCTGCACGCCGAACTGGCCCGCGTCGACGCCGACGCCGCGGCGTCGATCCTGCCCACCGACGGCCGACGCGTCGTCCGAGCACTCGAGGTGGTCGAACTCACCGGCAGGCCGTTCGCGGCGAGCGCCCCGGTGATCGGGACGCCGCGCTGGGGCACGCTGCTCGTCGGCCTCGACTGGGACACCGCGCTGCTCGACGACCGGCTCGCCAAGCGCACCGACCTGATGTTCACGGGTGGGCTCGTCGACGAGGTGGTCGGGCTGTGCGAGCGGGGTCTGCGCGACGGCGTCACCGCGTCGCGCGCCCTGGGCTACGCGCAGGTGCTCGACGCGCTCACGGCCGGCGGCGGGGACGACGCGCTCGCCGAGGCGAGAGAACGCACCTTCATCGGCACGCGGCGCTACGTGCGGCGGCAACGGTCGTGGTTCCGGCGCGACCATCGCATCCTCTGGCTCGACGGCGCCGCCGACGGGAACGTCGACGCCGTGGTGCGCGCGTGGGACGGCAGCAGGGACGACGGCGCCGCGACGGATATCCTGGCCAGGTGA
- a CDS encoding class III extradiol ring-cleavage dioxygenase family protein encodes MLSAIAVIPSAPVMVTELAAGAAEELTDLRTAVLGAAAALPDRWVVIGAGRDAEAIGPESVGTFAGYGVDVRVALAPGAESAPRALPLCALIAGWVRGCANPAATVEVRVFADDLEPDAAAAAGRALRAEIDAMAADVGVLVVADGANTLTPTAPGGYDPASLPGQEALDDALATGDVTALARLGRVAHQVLAGLAGPRPVAAQERYRGAPYGVGYFVGTWTPAGRSAATGGETPA; translated from the coding sequence GTGCTGAGCGCCATCGCCGTCATCCCGTCGGCCCCCGTGATGGTGACCGAACTCGCGGCAGGCGCCGCCGAGGAACTGACCGACCTGCGGACCGCGGTATTGGGAGCCGCCGCCGCGCTGCCCGACCGCTGGGTGGTCATCGGCGCCGGACGCGACGCCGAGGCCATCGGACCCGAGTCGGTCGGCACGTTCGCCGGCTACGGCGTCGACGTCCGCGTCGCGCTCGCACCGGGGGCCGAGTCGGCGCCGCGCGCGCTGCCGCTGTGCGCTTTGATCGCCGGCTGGGTGCGCGGATGCGCGAACCCGGCCGCCACGGTCGAGGTGCGGGTGTTCGCCGACGATCTCGAGCCGGACGCCGCCGCGGCCGCCGGTCGAGCACTGCGCGCCGAGATCGACGCGATGGCCGCGGACGTCGGGGTGCTCGTCGTCGCCGACGGTGCGAACACCCTGACCCCCACCGCGCCCGGCGGCTACGACCCGGCATCGCTGCCCGGGCAGGAGGCGCTCGACGACGCGCTGGCGACCGGCGACGTGACCGCGCTGGCGCGGCTCGGCCGGGTCGCCCATCAGGTCCTGGCAGGTCTGGCCGGGCCGCGGCCCGTGGCGGCGCAGGAGCGCTACCGCGGGGCGCCGTACGGGGTGGGGTACTTCGTGGGGACGTGGACACCGGCGGGCAGGAGCGCCGCGACCGGGGGAGAGACACCCGCGTGA
- a CDS encoding DMT family transporter — protein sequence MDEADIAALLALGAAFFIAVGDVIHQRSAHDVTDEPVGHLELFLRLLRDRQWWLGSGVSAAGFACQAAALGFGSVLLVQAIMVTSLLFALPINARVTGHRVTRFQWTWAALLAASVAVIVTVGNPTEGQSRASLETWSLVIAVLVPAIVVCVVAARFLSGRPAGAVLLALVSGSLWGVFAVLTKGVVDRLDDGLWEVLKTPELYAWAVVAVLGTAWQQSSFRAGALTASLPTMTVAEPVVGSVLGVVILGEALRPGEAGWFTLVAAFAVMVVSTAALARGEAANAQGLDESAQPGAGGQERSDPGRCG from the coding sequence GTGGACGAGGCTGACATCGCGGCGTTGCTCGCGCTCGGTGCGGCGTTCTTCATCGCGGTGGGCGACGTCATCCATCAGCGTTCCGCACACGACGTGACCGACGAGCCGGTGGGGCACCTCGAGCTGTTCCTTCGGCTGCTGCGCGACCGGCAGTGGTGGTTGGGCAGCGGGGTCTCGGCTGCCGGATTTGCCTGTCAGGCAGCGGCTCTCGGCTTCGGGTCGGTGCTGTTGGTGCAGGCCATCATGGTCACGTCGCTGCTGTTCGCACTTCCCATCAACGCCAGGGTGACCGGCCACCGGGTGACGCGATTCCAGTGGACCTGGGCGGCGCTGCTCGCCGCGTCGGTGGCGGTGATCGTCACGGTGGGCAACCCTACCGAGGGGCAGTCGCGGGCGTCGCTGGAGACCTGGTCGCTGGTGATCGCCGTGCTCGTGCCCGCGATCGTGGTGTGCGTGGTCGCCGCGCGATTCCTGTCCGGTCGCCCGGCGGGCGCCGTGCTGCTCGCGCTGGTGTCGGGATCGCTGTGGGGCGTGTTCGCCGTGTTGACCAAGGGCGTGGTCGACCGACTCGACGACGGACTGTGGGAAGTGCTGAAGACCCCGGAGCTGTACGCCTGGGCCGTCGTGGCGGTGCTGGGCACGGCGTGGCAGCAGTCGTCGTTCCGCGCCGGGGCGCTGACGGCGTCGCTGCCCACGATGACGGTCGCCGAGCCGGTGGTGGGCTCGGTGCTCGGCGTCGTCATCCTCGGGGAGGCGCTGCGACCCGGCGAGGCAGGCTGGTTCACCCTCGTCGCGGCCTTCGCCGTGATGGTCGTGTCCACCGCCGCGCTGGCCCGCGGCGAGGCCGCCAACGCCCAGGGTCTCGACGAATCCGCCCAGCCGGGCGCCGGCGGGCAGGAGCGAAGCGACCCGGGGAGATGTGGCTAG
- a CDS encoding DUF349 domain-containing protein, with translation MTTSESGNPPKPTPRPGPRPVPRPGPVAPTAPVAPSVPSTADPHRFGRVDPDGTVWLITSSGERQIGSWQAGDTEAAYAHFGRRFDDLHTEVVLMERRLESGTGDARKIKAAASALAETLPTASVLGDVDSIAARLATILEKADTHATEERQRRDEHRAAQTARKEALAVEAEEIAATSTQWKASGDRLREILDEWRTITGLDRKTDDALWKRYSSARETFNRRRGSHFADLDRERAGVRQAKEALCERAESLSDSTDWGPTGAAFRDLLVQWKAAGRTAKDVDDALWKRFKAAQDKFFSARNAVNAERDAEFEENAKAKEALLAQAEAIDVSDEKAARAALRTIGDKWDAIGKAPRERGAELERRMRAVEKKIRDAVTNIGTDPEAQARADQFRVRAEQFERQAEKAEAAGKTKDAEQARASAAQWREWADAAVAALGKKR, from the coding sequence ATGACGACCAGCGAGTCAGGCAACCCCCCCAAGCCAACTCCCAGGCCCGGGCCACGGCCCGTTCCCCGGCCGGGACCCGTCGCGCCGACCGCGCCGGTGGCTCCCTCCGTGCCCTCGACCGCCGACCCGCACCGGTTCGGCCGCGTCGATCCCGACGGCACCGTCTGGCTCATCACCAGTTCGGGCGAACGGCAGATCGGGTCGTGGCAGGCCGGCGACACCGAGGCGGCGTACGCGCACTTCGGGCGCCGGTTCGACGACCTGCACACCGAGGTCGTGCTGATGGAGCGCAGGCTCGAGTCCGGCACGGGCGACGCCCGCAAGATCAAGGCCGCCGCGAGCGCCCTGGCCGAGACGCTGCCCACCGCCTCGGTGCTGGGCGACGTGGACTCGATCGCCGCGCGCCTGGCGACGATCCTGGAGAAGGCCGACACCCACGCCACCGAGGAGCGGCAGCGCCGCGACGAGCACCGCGCCGCGCAGACCGCCCGCAAGGAGGCGCTGGCAGTGGAGGCCGAGGAGATCGCCGCGACCTCGACGCAGTGGAAGGCCTCCGGCGACCGGCTGCGCGAGATCCTCGACGAGTGGCGCACGATCACCGGCCTGGACCGCAAGACCGACGACGCGCTGTGGAAGCGCTACTCGAGCGCGCGGGAGACGTTCAACCGGCGCCGCGGCTCCCATTTCGCCGACCTCGATCGCGAGCGGGCTGGCGTTCGGCAGGCCAAGGAGGCGCTCTGCGAGCGCGCCGAGTCACTGTCCGACTCGACCGACTGGGGCCCGACCGGCGCGGCGTTCCGCGACCTGCTGGTGCAGTGGAAGGCGGCCGGGCGCACGGCCAAGGACGTCGACGACGCGCTGTGGAAGCGGTTCAAGGCGGCCCAGGACAAGTTCTTCTCCGCCCGCAACGCCGTCAACGCCGAGCGCGACGCGGAGTTCGAGGAGAACGCCAAGGCCAAGGAGGCGCTGCTCGCCCAGGCCGAGGCCATCGACGTCTCCGACGAGAAGGCGGCGCGGGCTGCGCTGCGCACGATTGGCGACAAGTGGGACGCCATCGGCAAGGCGCCCCGGGAACGCGGCGCCGAACTCGAGCGCCGGATGCGGGCCGTCGAGAAGAAGATCCGCGACGCCGTCACGAACATCGGAACCGATCCGGAGGCCCAGGCCAGGGCCGACCAGTTCCGGGTGCGTGCCGAGCAATTCGAGCGCCAGGCCGAGAAGGCCGAGGCGGCGGGTAAGACCAAGGACGCCGAGCAGGCCCGGGCCAGCGCGGCGCAGTGGCGCGAATGGGCTGACGCGGCCGTGGCAGCGCTCGGCAAGAAGCGCTAG
- a CDS encoding Rv2732c family membrane protein, translating to MTGDREFDQFKGDIEDVERRMAREIDPGARAVVVAGLVFVLLLTFLLPHTGGAKGLDALIGGEAAVREGVALPSRVFAWLVLVFGIGFSMLALLTRRWGLAWVAAAGSAVACPVGMLAVWSRQTAADPYPGPGWGLVVAWIAVILLTFHWIRVVWSRTAVQLAAEEERRRLAAERERKSLLDDTDGEPPVG from the coding sequence GTGACCGGCGACCGTGAGTTCGACCAGTTCAAGGGCGACATCGAGGACGTCGAACGCCGCATGGCGCGCGAGATCGACCCCGGCGCCCGCGCGGTCGTCGTCGCGGGACTGGTCTTCGTCCTGCTGCTGACCTTCCTGCTGCCGCACACCGGTGGCGCCAAGGGACTCGACGCACTGATCGGCGGCGAGGCTGCCGTGCGCGAGGGCGTGGCGCTGCCGTCCCGGGTGTTCGCCTGGCTGGTGCTGGTCTTCGGCATCGGGTTCTCGATGCTCGCACTGCTCACCCGACGGTGGGGGCTGGCGTGGGTCGCAGCCGCCGGATCGGCCGTCGCCTGCCCGGTGGGCATGCTGGCCGTCTGGTCACGCCAGACCGCCGCGGACCCCTATCCCGGACCGGGCTGGGGCCTGGTCGTGGCGTGGATCGCGGTGATCCTGTTGACGTTCCACTGGATTCGCGTGGTGTGGTCGCGCACGGCCGTGCAACTCGCGGCCGAGGAAGAGCGTCGACGCCTCGCCGCCGAGCGCGAGCGCAAGAGCCTGCTGGACGACACCGACGGCGAACCGCCCGTCGGCTAG
- the miaB gene encoding tRNA (N6-isopentenyl adenosine(37)-C2)-methylthiotransferase MiaB, whose amino-acid sequence MAISDAPARTDAETADVPPQRTYQVRTYGCQMNVHDSERLAGLLEEAGYRRAPDGSDADVVVFNTCAVRENADNKLYGNLSHLAPRRQADPNMQIAVGGCLAQKDRDAVLRKAPWVDVVFGTHNIGSLPVLLERARHNRVAQVEIADALQEFPSSLPATRESAYAAWVSVSVGCNNTCTFCIVPALRGKEVDRRPGDILAEVKALADQGVLEVTLLGQNVNAYGVSFDDPTVPRDRGAFAKLLRACGAIDGLERVRFTSPHPAEFTDDVIEAMATTPNVCPTLHMPLQSGSDRILKAMRRSYRAERFLGIIDRVRAAIPHAAITTDIIVGFPGETEEDFAATLDVVERARFASAFTFQYSKRPGTPAADLPDQLPKAVVQERYQRLIDLQERISLEENQALIGRRVELLVAAGEGRKDVATARMSGRARDGRLVHFAPGGRDIRPGDVVVTTVTAAAPHHLTADAELTDHRRTRAGDAHAAGRRVTTNVGLGMPSIGAPPAAPAATGCGL is encoded by the coding sequence ATGGCGATCAGCGACGCGCCGGCGCGTACCGACGCCGAAACCGCCGACGTCCCGCCGCAGCGCACCTACCAGGTCCGCACGTACGGCTGCCAGATGAACGTGCACGACTCCGAGCGCCTCGCCGGGCTGCTCGAGGAGGCCGGCTACCGCCGCGCTCCCGACGGCTCCGACGCCGACGTCGTGGTGTTCAACACCTGCGCCGTACGGGAGAACGCCGACAACAAGCTCTACGGCAACCTCAGCCACCTCGCGCCGCGCAGGCAGGCCGATCCGAACATGCAGATCGCCGTGGGCGGCTGCCTCGCCCAGAAGGACCGCGACGCGGTGCTGCGCAAGGCGCCGTGGGTCGACGTCGTGTTCGGCACCCACAACATCGGCTCACTGCCGGTGCTGCTGGAACGTGCCCGGCACAACAGGGTCGCCCAGGTCGAGATCGCCGATGCGCTCCAGGAATTCCCCTCCTCGCTGCCCGCGACCCGCGAATCCGCTTACGCGGCTTGGGTTTCGGTGTCGGTCGGCTGCAACAACACCTGTACGTTCTGCATCGTGCCCGCGCTGCGCGGCAAGGAGGTCGATCGCAGGCCCGGCGACATTCTGGCCGAGGTCAAGGCACTGGCCGACCAGGGCGTCCTCGAGGTGACGCTGCTCGGGCAGAACGTGAACGCCTACGGTGTCTCGTTCGACGACCCGACCGTCCCGCGCGACCGCGGCGCGTTCGCCAAGCTGCTGCGCGCGTGCGGCGCCATCGACGGCCTGGAGCGGGTGCGATTCACCTCACCGCATCCCGCCGAGTTCACCGACGACGTCATCGAGGCCATGGCGACCACGCCGAACGTATGCCCCACCCTGCACATGCCGCTGCAATCGGGGTCCGACCGGATCCTCAAGGCGATGCGCCGGTCCTACCGCGCCGAACGCTTCCTCGGCATCATCGACCGCGTTCGTGCCGCCATCCCGCACGCTGCGATCACCACCGACATCATCGTGGGCTTCCCCGGCGAGACCGAAGAGGACTTCGCCGCGACGCTCGACGTGGTCGAGCGCGCCCGCTTCGCCAGCGCGTTCACGTTCCAGTACTCCAAGCGGCCCGGCACCCCTGCCGCCGACCTGCCCGACCAGCTTCCCAAAGCCGTTGTCCAAGAACGCTATCAACGCCTCATCGACCTACAGGAGCGGATCTCGCTGGAAGAGAACCAGGCGCTGATCGGACGTCGCGTCGAACTGCTGGTCGCCGCGGGCGAGGGTCGCAAGGACGTCGCCACCGCGCGGATGTCCGGTCGCGCGCGTGACGGCAGGCTGGTGCACTTCGCCCCTGGCGGGCGCGACATCCGGCCTGGCGACGTCGTCGTCACCACGGTGACCGCGGCCGCGCCCCACCATCTGACCGCAGATGCCGAGCTGACCGACCACCGGCGCACCCGCGCGGGCGACGCCCACGCGGCAGGCCGACGGGTCACCACGAACGTCGGCCTCGGCATGCCGTCCATCGGGGCGCCACCTGCCGCGCCCGCGGCGACGGGGTGCGGACTGTGA